TGTACTATTTCCTTACCCGAACTGTTAATAAATCCTAAACCCTCATCATTCATAACAAGAGCCCAAGCTGGGTGGTTTTCTCCAAATTTCTCTATTCTTTTATATTTTGGTTGTACTATTTCCTTCCCTGAACTATTAATAAATCCTAATCCCTCATCATTCATAACAAGAGCCCAATATGGGTGGTTCTCACCGAATTTTTCTATTCTTTTATATTTTGGTTGTACTATTTCCTTACCTGAAGTGTTAATAAAACCATAAAGGCCATTTTTCATAACCAAAGCCAAGCCAGGATGATAATCTCCATATATTCCTATTTCTTCATAACTATTTTGTCCAATAGTCGAAATAGTTAATAATAGTAAGGATAAAATCAGAAGCAAATTTTTCATAAATCATTGTTTAGTAATTGTCATATAACAAAACACAATATTAATTATTTTATTTCAGCATTTTAAACAAAAAAGACGATAACAAATTTCTGTAGTTTGTATTTAGTACCTTCAGGAAAACTCCATTTTCTTAAAGCCATTACTTAAAAAAAAGTAAGGAATAAATTTTTCATAACTACAGTTTTTATGCTTAATTAGTAAAAATAATCAAATGGGTTGGATACAATTTCCGGACAAATTATTCACCCGTAACGATTTAAAGAGTGTAGTCGCGTTTTTAATAAAAAAAACAAGAGTATAAATATTTCCAGCAGCAACAACTGCAACAGATCTTCCTTCGACTGTACTCGTCCCCCCAAACCCAGCAGCCCATTCAAATTGCGGTGCTCAAGCAAAAATGCAAGTAGTAATCAATAAAAAGCTTAAAAGAGAAATTAATTTTGTTTTCATAGCATTAATTTTAAAAATATCATTTCATTTCTTAATGTTTGCTTTTAAATCTTTGCTAAATTAAGGAAAAATAATAATATGTCAAATTATTATTTTGGTTTTTTACAATTATTAGGTTTTCCTTTGCACTATTTCGTAAATATTTTCAATTATAATCTTCTATGACGGTTAAAAACAAATTAAAATAAAATAAAAAGAGCTGATAATCCAAATACTATTGCGATTTTCAGGTCTTTTTCATCAGAAACCTAATTCT
This genomic stretch from Bacteroidota bacterium harbors:
- a CDS encoding WG repeat-containing protein, whose protein sequence is MKNLLLILSLLLLTISTIGQNSYEEIGIYGDYHPGLALVMKNGLYGFINTSGKEIVQPKYKRIEKFGENHPYWALVMNDEGLGFINSSGKEIVQPKYKRIEKFGENHPAWALVMNDEGLGFINSSGKEIV